In Spinacia oleracea cultivar Varoflay chromosome 5, BTI_SOV_V1, whole genome shotgun sequence, a single window of DNA contains:
- the LOC110800511 gene encoding protein PLASTID MOVEMENT IMPAIRED 1: MAASESNTKLLEELEELSQNLYQSHITATRRTASLVLPRSSAPPIPTADEADQEINEDSRPSGKTRSRRMSLSPWRSRAKDDQAQENVPQKKEKERDLKLFDHEDTSMADKKGIWKWKPMRALSHIGMQKLSCLFSVEVVAAQDLHASMNGLRLSVCVRKKETKDGAVHTMPSRVSQGAADFEETLFVKCHVYWSQVGDKQQLKFEPRPFLIYLFAVDAAELDFGRSSVDLSRLIQDSLEKSAKGSRIRQWDTSFDLAGKAKGGQLLLKLAFQIMEKDGGTGLFSQLEGELQPGKSKASSTFGRKQSKSSFSIPSPKLSSRAEVWTPSHTGTAADFQGIDDLNLDEPAPVPAPAPEPQKPKEEEEEEELGIEEIDFEVVDKGVEIQNTDETKEDEELTEKTEYGSSTSEVVKEVVHDHVHLTRLTELDSIAQQIKALESMMGEENMDQSNENDEETHEAEKLEADEENVTMEFLQMLEDEEAVDDFNQFQFKMPAASKTEETADNAESMSVFLSDLGKGLGCVVQTRNGGFLAATNPLNVEVSKTDTPKLAMQISRPFVLTSDKSINGFELFQRMAAIGVEQLSSEVLSLMPIEELMGKTAEQVAFEGIASTIISGRKTEGASSSAARTLATIKQIASAMGTGRKERVTTGLWNVSEDPLTADEILAFSMQKIEAMSIDALKIQAGIAEEEAPFEVSPNSKKDQNHPLASAIPLDDWIKDNKLQESETITLVMVVQLRDPSRRYETVGGPVIALVHATPETKQEKNELIKFRVTSLHVGGMNVQTGQKKSAWDTEKQRLTAMQWLIAYNMGKAPKKGKSPNWTGQDLLWSISSRIVADMWLKSIRNPDVKFTK, encoded by the coding sequence ATGGCAGCTTCCGAGTCAAACACTAAACTCTTAGAAGAGTTAGAAGAACTCAGCCAAAACCTCTACCAGTCTCACATTACTGCAACTAGAAGAACTGCATCACTTGTCCTGCCTCGGTCTTCAGCCCCTCCAATACCTACTGCGGATGAAGCTGACCAGGAAATTAATGAAGACAGTAGGCCAAGTGGCAAGACGAGGTCCAGGAGAATGTCCTTGTCACCTTGGCGTTCTCGAGCCAAGGATGATCAAGCTCAGGAAAATGTGCCacagaaaaaagagaaagagagagatttGAAGCTATTTGATCATGAGGATACATCAATGGCGGACAAGAAGGGAATCTGGAAATGGAAGCCAATGCGAGCTCTGTCACATATTGGAATGCAGAAACTAAGTTGCTTGTTCTCTGTGGAAGTGGTTGCAGCTCAGGATCTTCATGCATCCATGAATGGGCTAAGACTCTCGGTTTGTGTGAGGAAGAAGGAAACAAAAGACGGGGCAGTGCATACTATGCCATCAAGGGTTTCCCAGGGAGCAGCTGATTTTGAGGAGACCCTGTTTGTTAAATGTCATGTTTATTGGTCACAAGTGGGTGACAAACAACAGCTGAAATTTGAACCAAGACCCTTTCTGATTTATCTTTTTGCAGTTGATGCTGCAGAGCTTGATTTCGGAAGAAGCTCGGTAGATTTGAGCCGTCTTATTCAGGATTCTCTAGAGAAGAGTGCTAAAGGTTCCAGGATACGACAGTGGGATACAAGTTTTGACCTTGCAGGAAAGGCAAAGGGAGGACAGCTGCTGCTGAAACTAGCATTCCAGATCATGGAGAAAGATGGAGGAACTGGATTGTTCAGTCAGCTTGAGGGGGAATTGCAGCCTGGAAAATCAAAAGCTTCTTCTACATTTGGACGGAAACAGTCAAAGTCATCATTCAGCATACCGAGTCCCAAATTGTCTAGCCGGGCAGAAGTCTGGACTCCATCCCACACTGGAACAGCCGCAGATTTTCAAGGTATTGATGACCTGAATCTTGATGAGCCTGCACCTGTACCTGCTCCAGCACCTGAACCTCAGAAgccaaaagaagaagaagaagaagaagaattgggGATAGAGGAAATAGATTTTGAAGTGGTGGACAAAGGAGTGGAGATTCAGAACACCGATGAAACCAAAGAAGATGAAGAGCTTACTGAAAAAACTGAATATGGTTCTTCCACAAGCGAGGTTGTCAAGGAAGTGGTACATGATCACGTTCATCTCACAAGATTAACAGAGCTGGATTCCATAGCCCAGCAGATTAAAGCCCTTGAATCAATGATGGGCGAAGAAAATATGGACCAATCAAACGAAAACGATGAAGAAACTCATGAAGCAGAGAAGTTAGAAGCTGATGAAGAAAATGTAACAATGGAGTTCCTTCAGATGCTCGAGGATGAGGAAGCAGTTGATGATTTTAACCAGTTTCAATTTAAAATGCCTGCTGCTTCTAAAACTGAGGAAACTGCAGATAATGCCGAGTCTATGAGTGTTTTTCTATCAGATCTTGGCAAGGGTTTGGGGTGCGTAGTTCAGACTAGAAATGGTGGGTTCTTAGCTGCCACAAATCCTTTAAATGTTGAGGTATCAAAGACAGACACTCCGAAGCTTGCAATGCAGATATCTAGACCTTTTGTTCTTACTTCAGACAAATCCATCAATGGGTTTGAACTATTTCAAAGGATGGCTGCTATTGGGGTTGAACAACTTAGCTCAGAAGTGCTATCTTTGATGCCCATAGAAGAGTTGATGGGCAAAACAGCAGAACAGGTAGCTTTTGAAGGCATTGCATCCACAATCATCAGTGGCAGAAAGACAGAAGGTGCCAGCTCAAGTGCTGCTCGTACCCTTGCTACCATTAAACAGATTGCGAGCGCTATGGGCACTGGCAGGAAAGAACGCGTTACAACAGGGCTTTGGAATGTCAGTGAAGATCCACTAACAGCTGATGAAATATTGGCGTTTTCCATGCAGAAGATTGAGGCTATGTCGATTGATGCTCTGAAAATACAGGCAGGGATAGCTGAAGAAGAGGCTCCTTTTGAAGTTTCTCCAAATAGTAAAAAAGACCAAAATCATCCTCTTGCTTCAGCAATTCCGCTTGATGATTGGATAAAAGATAACAAGCTTCAAGAGTCGGAGACCATCACATTAGTGATGGTGGTTCAGCTGCGCGATCCATCAAGGAGATATGAGACTGTAGGGGGGCCAGTTATAGCATTAGTTCATGCAACTCCTGAGACAAAACAAGAGAAAAATGAGCTGATAAAATTTAGAGTGACTAGTTTGCATGTTGGGGGGATGAATGTTCAAACAGGTCAAAAGAAGAGTGCTTGGGACACTGAAAAGCAGAGACTAACTGCTATGCAGTGGCTAATAGCATATAACATGGGTAAGGCACCAAAAAAAGGCAAATCTCCAAACTGGACGGGGCAGGATCTGTTATGGAGCATTTCATCAAGGATAGTTGCAGATATGTGGCTCAAGTCTATAAGAAATCCAGATGTGAAATTCACCAAGTAA